A single genomic interval of Drosophila virilis strain 15010-1051.87 chromosome 2, Dvir_AGI_RSII-ME, whole genome shotgun sequence harbors:
- the LOC6631107 gene encoding uncharacterized protein: MKLFMRNERNFEKRVKLHLRHGAMMPMMMMLMIMMLMLLRIADASVAATNATCKHATNMWGDPNPNIFYVCSVADQMPLQLHCPQGRGYFNGHGHLGCLPYDQWPACRPTMELVAAQLAAGCNSSESNAKDQPWATLDPNQFYMCPGVNSAPLLLSCAPGKGFVQTVGCADWSLWRRQMQCEAYY; encoded by the coding sequence atgaaattatttatgagAAATGAACGGAATTTCGAGAAACGAGTAAAGCTGCATCTGAGGCATGGCGCGATGAtgccgatgatgatgatgttaaTGATTatgatgttgatgctgctgcggATTGCAGACGCATCCGTTGCGGCCACGAATGCAACATGCAAACATGCCACGAACATGTGGGGCGATCCGAATCCCAACATATTCTACGTATGCTCTGTGGCGGACCAaatgccgctgcagctgcattgcCCACAGGGGCGTGGTTATTTCAATGGCCACGGCCATCTGGGCTGCCTGCCCTATGACCAGTGGCCAGCCTGCCGGCCCACAATGGAGCTAGTGGCCGCCCAGCTGGCGGCcggctgcaacagcagcgagtCGAACGCAAAGGACCAGCCATGGGCCACGCTGGATCCCAATCAATTCTATATGTGTCCGGGTGTTAATTCCGCGCCCTTGCTGCTCAGCTGTGCACCCGGCAAAGGATTCGTGCAAACGGTGGGCTGTGCGGACTGGTCACTATGGCGCCGACAGATGCAATGCGAGGCCTACTACTGA
- the LOC6631106 gene encoding uncharacterized protein translates to MLKVFLIFLGLLALSSATTLYTEAEESTSDPTDTTTAPEACLYERQPWASVNPSQYYICADNKPKLTNCNEGYYFVRNATLSGCIPAKKMNPNCVNLDVTVGPCTGINLKQPQASQVLTNFWLCTEENAAPVELTCVDDKAFVKQEGYLGCFDWEVWRALRGCN, encoded by the exons ATGCTAAAAG TTTTTCTGATATTTCTTGGCCTATTAGCGCTCAGCAGTGCTACCACCCTCTATACGGAGGCGGAAGAGTCCACATCTGATCCCACAGATACTACCACTGCGCCCGAAGCCTGTTTATATGAAAGACAACCCTGGGCCAGTGTTAATCCGAGTCAATACTACATCTGTGCGGACAATAAGCCAAAACTTACGAATTGCAATGAGGGCTATTACTTTGTGAGGAATGCAACTCTATCCGGCTGCATACCCGCTAAAAAAATGAATCCCAACTGTGTCAACTTGGATGTAACTGTGGGTCCCTGCACCGGCATCAATCTGAAGCAGCCGCAGGCCAGCCAAGTGCTAACCAATTTCTGGCTATGCACTGAGGAGAATGCCGCACCCGTAGAGCTTACATGTGTAGATGACAAGGCGTTCGTTAAGCAGGAAGGTTACCTGGGCTGCTTTGATTGGGAGGTCTGGCGTGCACTGCGCGGTTGCAATTAA
- the LOC6631038 gene encoding uncharacterized protein: MNYLYLFALCLALVSCSIAIPLGKPTGQPGCQTEAEIAVGAYRHYYLKNQYWVCHALGVPASLATCPVAQAWLDDAKACVYFAQWYWTPTVAPPSQPLAAGI; the protein is encoded by the coding sequence ATGAACTATCTGTATCTGTTCGCTCTGTGCCTGGCTCTGGTCAGCTGCTCCATCGCTATACCCTTGGGTAAGCCCACGGGCCAGCCCGGCTGCCAGACGGAGGCTGAAATCGCCGTGGGCGCCTATCGACACTACTACTTGAAGAACCAGTACTGGGTATGCCATGCGCTGGGTGTGCCAGCTTCGCTGGCCACTTGTCCGGTTGCCCAGGCCTGGCTGGATGACGCTAAGGCCTGTGTGTACTTTGCCCAATGGTATTGGACTCCAACAGTGGCTCCACCAAGTCAGCCACTTGCTGCCGGgatttaa